Proteins from a single region of Neodiprion virginianus isolate iyNeoVirg1 chromosome 4, iyNeoVirg1.1, whole genome shotgun sequence:
- the LOC124301745 gene encoding integrator complex subunit 6 isoform X4, with amino-acid sequence MNELKNLQCVGLTTLGAALKHALDVLNINRMQTGIDTYGQGRCPFYLEPSVIVVITDGGKYTANGGVQQDFVLPMHSPIPGTELTKEPFRWDQRLFSLVLRLSGTPAVERDTGLVASDSSPIDAMCEVTGGRSYCITSHRMMMQCIDSLVQKVQSGVVINFEKIGPDPPPLANDAQHPDDDDNEDEMNLLNGTRPQFPPNTMAPGNTAWHSCRRLIYVPRSAQKGFAVGFWPIPESFWPDLSASSLPPRSAHPNVKFTCTSQEPMVIENLPFDKYELEPSPLTQYILARKQPTVCWQVFVANSYKSSEVGHPFGYLKASTNLTCVNLFVMPYNYPVLLPLLEELFKVHRLKPSNEWRTQFQNYMRTMPTYYASSLRRALTRMGAPTPLAQTLIPDNMDNSLSYSVLNYLKRLKNQAKIEFEKLCNEVISKQVANANLNKTLVNCNSTTVTEGVRVMPRTPLKKDLVSHPLLQDKFTGLRDQLNEFGGFVVGLVRNQQQQRGAQSYRNAFDVPRKSLLDQVVRMRANFLQPGLLHTKLLDDDYVHSMPVAQMGNYQEYLKRMTPPLREIESAPVRQHMFGNPFKIDKKMMVDEADIDMVGATSSNLKTGSLKRAAPPSDSGGLPATRPPPNKRKPGPIPKDVIVRRPSYSPVNTPPSSPIPWMDETKNQVVPTANSINISNLSSASGSLNSLSQIVPDKLVNGLAEIPAMPPFEPMPIEPDVIHSEALPASTRITLNNFDASKCENITEKLDEIKTDQNSLLVNDYEENPNNLKVENCNDEQLTNHVDEKRETKTEKDKPLPKKELEEIRKHNLSIRESVYKEVRRRGKNYAALFSHLHQIQGTLDIRLAFVRDVIKESLRFKRRNLATLLEEYLQTIQEDGRTMNHKVNNNGATKIS; translated from the exons ATGAACGAGTTGAAAAACTTACAATGTGTTGGCCTTACGACTTTGGGTGCAGCTCTGAAGCACGCCTTGGATGTCCTCAATATCAACCGTATGCAGACAGGTATCGATACATATGGTCAAGGCAGATGTCCATTTTATTTGGAGCCCTCAGTCATAGTTGTGATCACGGATGGTGGGAAATATACAGCTAATGGAGGAGTACAACAGGAT TTTGTGCTACCCATGCATTCACCTATACCTGGTACAGAGCTAACGAAAGAACCATTCAGATGGGATCAGAGATTGTTTTCTTTGGTCTTGAGACTATCTGGTACCCCAGCTGTGGAACGAGATACTGGACTTGTAGCCAGTGATTCATCACCGATCGATGCTATGTGTGAAGTCACTggag GTCGTTCGTATTGCATAACATCACATAGAATGATGATGCAGTGCATAGATTCACTGGTTCAGAAGGTCCAGTCTGGAGTTGTaataaactttgaaaaaattggtcCAGATCCACCGCCTCTGGCGAACGATGCACAGCATCCAGACGATGATGACAATGAGGATGAAATGAATCTATTGAATGGTACTAGACCTCAGTTCCCTCCGAATACAATGGCGCCTGGCAATACCGCCTGGCATTCGTGTCGAAGGTTAATTTATGTACCACGATCAGCACAGAAGGGCTTTGCGGTAGGCTTTTGGCCAATTCCCGAAAGTTTCTGGCCTGATCTCAGTGCCAGTTCTTTGCCGCCAAGGTCTGCACATCCAAATGTGAAGTTTACTTGCACTAGTCAAGAACCGATGGTTATTGAAAATCTGCCTTTCGACAAATATGAACTTGAACCAAGTCCTCTGACACAGTATATTCTTGCAAGAAAACAGCCGACAGTTTGTTGGCAAGTTTTTGTGGCCAACTCTTACAAGTCAAGCGAAGTTGGACACCCGTTTGGATACCTAAAAGCTAGCACAAACCTTACCTGCGTCAACTTGTTTGTCATGCCATATAATTATCCAGTGCTGCTTCCACTTTTGGAAGAACTTTTTAAAGTGCATCGATTAAAACCATCAAATGAATGGCGAACCCAGTTTCAAAATTACATGAGGACTATGCCCACGTACTACGCATCA tCATTAAGAAGAGCGCTAACACGTATGGGTGCTCCTACTCCACTGGCTCAGACGTTGATTCCAGACAACATGGACAATTCCTTGTCATACAGTGTTTTAAACTATTTAAAACGGTTAAAAAATCAAGCTAAAATagagtttgaaaaactttgtaACGAAGTGATTTCAAAGCAAGTGGCTAATGctaatttaaataaaactttAGTGAATTGTAACTCAACAACTGTGACTGAAGGAGTTCGCGTTATGCCGCGAACACCATTGAAGAAAGATCtg GTATCACATCCATTGTTGCAAGACAAATTCACAGGGCTCAGAGATCAGCTTAACGAGTTTGGTGGGTTCGTAGTTGGACTTGTCAGaaatcagcagcagcagcgaggGGCACAAAGTTATAGAAATGCATTTGATGTTCCAAGAAAATCACTGCTGGATCAAGTTGTTCGGATGCGAGCGAACTTTCTACAGCCTGGATTATTACATACAAAGTTATTAGATGATGATTATGTCCATTCAATGCCTGTAGCGCAAATGGGAAATTATCAGGAATATCTCAAACGAATGACTCCACCTTTGAGAGAGATAGAAAGCGCCCCAGTGAGGCAACACATGTTTG GTAATCCTTTCaaaatagacaaaaaaatGATGGTCGACGAGGCTGACATAGACATGGTTGGAGCTACTTCCTCGAATTTGAAAACGGGAAGCTTAAAGCGAGCTGCACCACCTTCGGATAGCGGAGGCCTGCCTGCAACTAGGCCCCCTCCAAACAAACGGAAACCAGGACCAATCCCTAAAGATGTTATTGTAAGGCGACCATCGTATTCCCCTGTCAACACTCCGCCAAGTTCGCCAATACCATGGATGGATGAGACGAAAAACCAGGTTGTGCCTACTGCCAATTCCATTAATATATCTAACTTGTCAAGTGCCTCTGGTAGTCTGAATTCACTATCCCAAATTGTGCCGGATAAATTGGTAAATGGTTTGGCTGAGATTCCAGCAATGCCACCTTTCGAACCAATGCCAATTGAACCAGACGTTATCCATTCTGAAGCTCTTCCCGCATCAACTCGAATAACGTTAAACAACTTTGATGCATCCAAGTGTGAGAATATAACTGAGAAGctggatgaaataaaaactgaTCAAAACAGTTTACTAGTTAATGATTATGAAGAAAATCCGAATAATCTGAAGGTTGAAAATTGCAATGACGAACAACTTACCAATCATGTTGACGAAAAGCGAGAGACCAAGACCGAAaaggataaaccactaccaAAGAAAGAGTTGGaggaaataagaaaacacAATTTGTCCATCAGAGAATCTGTGTATAAAGAAGTACGAAGACGAGGAAAAA ATTATGCCGCGCTATTTTCGCATTTGCACCAAATACAAGGAACTTTAGATATACGGCTCGCGTTTGTACGCGATGTTATTAAAGAATCGTTGCGGTTTAAACGACGTAATCTAGCAACATTATTAGAAGAATATCTTCAAACGATACAAGAAGATGGCCGAACAATGAATCATAAGGTGAACAACAATGGTGCAACGAAAATAAGCTAA